Proteins encoded together in one Streptomyces sp. NBC_01216 window:
- a CDS encoding sensor histidine kinase, translated as MSVDTETAARDRPPPVRVAYGRHTWKEVSFLLTSLPVSLVGFVYTVVSVVLGVGLAVTVIGLPLLALGLAGARLLGRGERARARALLGARVDEPSPLPRPHGFLPWLWASLRDPVAWRAVLYGFVRLPWGILTFVVSLVSLIVLWPLLPWIARGLANADRAMVRGLLSPSDELERRIAELETDRGVVVDTAAADLRRIERDLHDGAQARLVALAMGLGLAKEKLLEDPEAAAMMVDEAHGEVKLALQELRDLARGIHPAVLTDRGLDAALSSIAARCTVPVTVTVDLDARPAEAIEGIAYFTVSELLQNVSKHARARSASVDVWRTGGRLMLQVRDDGRGGARLDTGTGMAGLAERLGAVDGLFVLDSPEGGPTTATAELPWRARPAS; from the coding sequence ATGAGCGTCGACACCGAAACCGCTGCCCGCGACAGGCCGCCTCCCGTCCGCGTGGCCTACGGCCGGCACACCTGGAAGGAGGTCTCCTTCCTTCTCACGAGTCTCCCGGTCTCCCTCGTCGGCTTCGTCTACACGGTGGTCTCGGTCGTCCTCGGCGTGGGCCTGGCCGTCACCGTGATCGGCCTGCCGCTGCTCGCCCTCGGACTGGCCGGCGCCCGGCTGCTCGGCCGGGGCGAGCGGGCCCGCGCCCGCGCGCTGCTCGGCGCGCGGGTGGACGAGCCGAGCCCGCTGCCCCGGCCGCACGGTTTCCTCCCCTGGCTGTGGGCGTCGCTCAGGGACCCGGTGGCCTGGCGGGCGGTGCTGTACGGCTTCGTCAGGCTCCCCTGGGGCATCCTCACCTTCGTCGTCTCCCTGGTCTCGCTGATCGTGCTGTGGCCGCTGCTGCCGTGGATCGCCCGGGGGCTGGCCAACGCCGACCGGGCCATGGTGCGCGGCCTGCTCTCCCCCTCGGACGAGCTGGAGCGGCGGATCGCGGAACTGGAGACGGACCGCGGTGTCGTCGTCGACACCGCCGCCGCCGATCTGCGCCGCATCGAGCGGGACCTGCACGACGGCGCGCAGGCCCGGCTCGTCGCGCTCGCCATGGGGCTCGGTCTCGCGAAGGAGAAACTGCTCGAAGACCCGGAGGCGGCGGCCATGATGGTCGACGAGGCGCACGGCGAGGTGAAACTGGCGCTGCAGGAGCTGCGCGACCTGGCCCGCGGCATCCACCCGGCGGTGCTCACCGACCGAGGGCTGGACGCCGCGCTGTCCTCGATCGCCGCGCGGTGCACGGTCCCGGTGACGGTCACGGTCGACCTGGACGCACGGCCGGCCGAGGCCATCGAGGGCATCGCCTACTTCACCGTGTCGGAACTGCTGCAGAACGTGTCCAAGCACGCGCGGGCGCGCTCGGCGTCCGTGGACGTGTGGCGCACGGGCGGCCGGCTGATGCTCCAGGTGCGGGACGACGGCCGGGGCGGCGCGCGGCTGGACACCGGGACCGGGATGGCCGGACTCGCCGAACGGCTGGGCGCGGTGGACGGGCTGTTCGTCCTCGACTCGCCGGAGGGCGGACCGACGACGGCGACGGCGGAACTTCCCTGGCGGGCGCGGCCGGCGTCCTGA
- a CDS encoding NADH-quinone oxidoreductase subunit A, with protein sequence MPEPTVRAELAADYFQTYSVVGLLAVLGLLFVAVAFGAGRLLRPVVPTPEKLLTYECGVDPVGEGWAHTQVRYYVYAFLYVIFAVDSIFLFPWATVFAAPGYGATTLVEMFIFLGFLAVGLLYAYKKGVLTWT encoded by the coding sequence GTGCCGGAACCGACCGTACGCGCGGAACTCGCGGCGGATTACTTCCAGACGTACTCCGTCGTCGGACTGCTCGCCGTCCTGGGCCTGCTCTTCGTCGCCGTGGCCTTCGGCGCCGGGCGGCTGCTGCGGCCGGTGGTCCCGACGCCGGAGAAACTGCTGACGTACGAGTGCGGCGTCGACCCGGTGGGGGAGGGCTGGGCCCACACGCAGGTCCGCTACTACGTGTACGCCTTCCTCTACGTGATCTTCGCGGTCGACTCGATCTTCCTCTTCCCCTGGGCGACGGTCTTCGCCGCGCCGGGCTACGGCGCGACGACGCTCGTCGAGATGTTCATCTTCCTCGGCTTCCTGGCCGTGGGCCTGCTCTACGCGTACAAGAAGGGCGTCCTGACATGGACGTGA
- a CDS encoding NADH-quinone oxidoreductase subunit B: MDVTPPPTPLPAPKLGPLARLAPEPMKVVLNWGRRYSLWVFNFGLACCAIEFIAASMARHDFIRLGVIPFAPGPRQADLMIVSGTVTDKMAPAVKRLYEQMPEPKYVISFGACSNCGGPYWDSYAVTKGVDQIIPVDVYVPGCPPRPEALLQGILKLQEKIARESLAARYGTPEGRPSVAQLTSGPVAPPKPSGGTE; this comes from the coding sequence ATGGACGTGACCCCGCCGCCCACCCCGCTGCCCGCTCCGAAGCTGGGCCCGCTCGCGCGCCTCGCCCCGGAGCCGATGAAGGTGGTCCTGAACTGGGGCCGCCGCTACAGCCTGTGGGTCTTCAACTTCGGCCTCGCCTGCTGCGCGATCGAGTTCATCGCCGCGTCGATGGCCCGGCACGACTTCATCCGGCTCGGCGTGATCCCCTTCGCGCCCGGCCCGCGCCAGGCCGACCTCATGATCGTCTCCGGCACGGTGACCGACAAGATGGCTCCGGCGGTGAAGCGGCTCTACGAGCAGATGCCCGAGCCGAAGTACGTGATCTCCTTCGGGGCCTGCTCGAACTGCGGCGGCCCGTACTGGGACTCGTACGCGGTCACCAAGGGCGTGGACCAGATCATTCCGGTAGACGTCTACGTGCCGGGCTGCCCGCCGCGCCCGGAGGCGCTGCTCCAGGGAATCCTGAAGCTCCAGGAGAAGATCGCGCGGGAGTCGCTGGCCGCGCGCTACGGGACGCCGGAGGGGCGGCCCTCCGTCGCCCAGCTGACCAGCGGACCGGTCGCCCCGCCGAAGCCGTCCGGAGGCACCGAGTGA
- a CDS encoding NuoI/complex I 23 kDa subunit family protein: MPTASPDHRPPSTPSGRARSFPGSGLAKGLAVTFRTMTKRAHTAQYPDAQPALPPRTRGVIGLFEENCTVCMLCARECPDWCIYIDSHKETVPAAAPGGRERSRNVLDRFAIDFSLCMYCGICIEVCPFDALFWSPEFEYAETDIHELTHERDKLREWMWTVPEPPALDPRAEEPKEIAAARKAAEKAAAAQAAAAAQAEAAQSGTTGGTPGDGTRTGTANDDPEGEQR, translated from the coding sequence ATGCCCACCGCGTCCCCCGACCACCGTCCCCCCTCGACACCCTCCGGCCGGGCCCGTTCCTTCCCCGGCTCGGGCCTCGCCAAGGGCCTCGCCGTCACGTTCCGCACGATGACGAAGCGCGCGCACACCGCGCAGTACCCGGACGCCCAGCCCGCACTGCCGCCCCGCACGCGCGGGGTGATCGGGCTGTTCGAGGAGAACTGCACGGTCTGCATGCTCTGTGCCCGCGAATGCCCCGACTGGTGCATCTACATCGACTCCCACAAGGAGACGGTCCCGGCGGCCGCCCCCGGCGGGCGCGAGCGCAGCCGCAACGTCCTCGACCGCTTCGCGATCGACTTCTCGCTCTGCATGTACTGCGGCATCTGCATCGAGGTCTGTCCCTTCGACGCGCTCTTCTGGTCGCCCGAGTTCGAGTACGCGGAGACCGACATCCACGAACTCACCCACGAGCGCGACAAGCTCCGCGAATGGATGTGGACCGTCCCCGAGCCGCCCGCGCTCGACCCCCGGGCGGAGGAGCCCAAGGAGATCGCCGCGGCGCGCAAGGCCGCCGAGAAGGCCGCCGCCGCCCAGGCAGCGGCAGCGGCCCAGGCCGAGGCGGCGCAGAGCGGAACCACCGGCGGAACCCCCGGCGACGGGACCCGGACCGGGACCGCGAACGACGACCCGGAGGGGGAACAGCGGTGA
- the nuoK gene encoding NADH-quinone oxidoreductase subunit NuoK: protein MHLAYPAVLAALLFCVGLYGVLARRNAILVLMSVELMLNAVNLNLVAFDVWLRDTLHAGQALTLFTIAIAAAEIGIGLAIVLMVYRNRGTSDIDRLRDTAETGTDGPADTHRAASDDEKTEAAA, encoded by the coding sequence ATGCACCTCGCCTACCCCGCCGTCCTCGCCGCCCTGCTCTTCTGCGTCGGCCTCTACGGCGTCCTCGCCCGCCGCAACGCGATCCTGGTCCTGATGTCCGTGGAGCTGATGCTCAACGCGGTCAACCTCAACCTGGTCGCCTTCGACGTCTGGCTCCGCGACACCCTGCACGCCGGCCAGGCGCTCACCCTGTTCACCATCGCCATCGCCGCCGCGGAGATCGGCATCGGCCTCGCGATCGTCCTGATGGTCTACCGCAACCGCGGCACCTCGGACATCGACCGGCTCCGCGACACCGCGGAGACCGGCACCGACGGCCCGGCCGACACACACCGAGCGGCGTCCGACGACGAGAAGACCGAGGCCGCCGCGTGA
- a CDS encoding response regulator transcription factor: protein MRVVIAEDSVLLREGLTRLLTDRGHEVVAGVGDGEALVRTVAGLAGENALPDVVVADVRMPPTHTDEGVRAAVRLRRDHPGVGVLVLSQYVEERYATELLGGSSRGVGYLLKDRVAEVREFVDAVVRVARGGTALDPEVVQQLLGRSRRQDVLANLTPREREVLGLMAEGRTNSAIARRLVVSDGAVEKHVSNIFLKLGLSPSDGDHRRVLAVLTYLNS from the coding sequence GTGCGCGTGGTCATCGCCGAGGACTCGGTACTGCTGCGCGAGGGCCTGACCCGGCTGCTGACCGACCGGGGGCACGAGGTCGTCGCCGGAGTGGGCGACGGGGAGGCCCTCGTGCGGACCGTCGCCGGGCTCGCGGGCGAGAACGCGCTGCCGGACGTCGTGGTGGCGGATGTGCGGATGCCTCCCACCCACACGGACGAGGGCGTCCGGGCGGCGGTGCGGCTGCGCAGGGACCACCCCGGGGTCGGGGTGCTGGTGCTCTCGCAGTACGTCGAGGAGCGGTACGCCACCGAGCTGCTGGGCGGTTCCAGCCGGGGTGTGGGCTATCTGCTCAAGGACCGGGTGGCCGAGGTCCGTGAGTTCGTGGACGCCGTGGTCCGGGTCGCCCGGGGCGGCACCGCCCTGGACCCGGAGGTCGTGCAGCAGCTGCTCGGCCGCAGCCGCAGGCAGGACGTCCTGGCGAACCTCACCCCGCGTGAGCGCGAGGTGCTGGGGCTGATGGCGGAAGGGCGGACGAACTCCGCGATCGCGCGGCGGCTGGTGGTGAGCGACGGCGCCGTGGAGAAGCACGTCAGCAACATCTTCCTGAAGCTGGGCCTGTCCCCGAGTGACGGGGATCACCGACGGGTACTCGCGGTGTTGACCTATCTGAACTCCTGA
- a CDS encoding sensor histidine kinase, producing MADHLLPVAIRAPFQARTWREFGYLVLGLPLSVVFFSLSVALVSAGAGLLVTFLGIPVLAGCLAMCRGFGAVERARARGLLGLDVAAPRPVRGRTGGALSWMGAMLRSGASWRHLLYAVVHMPWAVFSFSLAVTLGGWGWAFLTYPLWQWVFPAYAGQDGLQLYGDGSHDLYLDSPFELAVTSGVGLLVVMAWPWAVRSVAAVDRLMVAGLLGPSRMADRVTELEKDRGVVVDTAAADLRRIERDLHDGAQARLVSLAMDLGLAKEKLSEDPRAAARMVEEAHGEVKTALQELRDLARGIHPAVLTDRGLDAALSSIAARCTVPVAVEVDLPARPLPAIEGIAYFTASELLQNVSKHSGARRAWVDVWRAGSRLMLQVRDDGRGGAETATGRGLAGLTERLDAVDGVLAVDSPEGGPTTVTAELPWRA from the coding sequence ATGGCCGACCACCTCCTCCCCGTGGCGATCCGCGCGCCGTTCCAGGCCCGCACCTGGCGCGAGTTCGGCTATCTGGTCCTCGGGCTGCCCCTCTCCGTCGTCTTCTTCTCCCTCTCCGTCGCCCTGGTCTCGGCCGGCGCCGGCCTGCTGGTCACCTTCCTCGGCATTCCGGTCCTGGCCGGCTGCCTCGCGATGTGCCGCGGCTTCGGCGCGGTGGAACGGGCCAGGGCGCGGGGCCTGCTCGGGCTGGACGTGGCCGCGCCCCGGCCGGTGCGGGGGCGTACCGGCGGGGCGCTGTCGTGGATGGGCGCGATGCTGAGGAGCGGGGCGTCCTGGCGGCACCTGCTGTACGCCGTCGTGCACATGCCGTGGGCGGTCTTCTCCTTCTCCCTGGCCGTGACCCTCGGGGGGTGGGGCTGGGCGTTCCTCACGTACCCGCTGTGGCAGTGGGTCTTCCCTGCGTACGCGGGCCAGGACGGCCTGCAGCTGTACGGGGACGGATCGCACGACCTCTATCTCGACTCGCCCTTCGAGCTCGCCGTCACCAGCGGCGTCGGTCTGCTGGTCGTCATGGCCTGGCCGTGGGCGGTCCGTTCCGTCGCGGCGGTCGACCGGCTGATGGTGGCCGGGCTGCTCGGCCCGTCGCGGATGGCGGACCGGGTGACGGAGCTGGAGAAGGACCGGGGGGTGGTGGTGGACACCGCCGCCGCCGATCTGCGCCGCATCGAGCGGGACCTGCACGACGGCGCACAGGCCCGGCTCGTCTCGCTCGCCATGGATCTGGGGCTGGCGAAGGAGAAGCTGTCCGAGGACCCGCGGGCCGCCGCGCGGATGGTGGAGGAGGCGCACGGCGAGGTGAAGACGGCGCTGCAGGAACTGCGCGACCTGGCCCGCGGCATCCACCCGGCGGTGCTCACCGACCGAGGGCTGGACGCCGCGCTGTCCTCGATCGCCGCACGGTGCACGGTCCCGGTCGCGGTGGAGGTGGACCTGCCGGCGCGCCCGCTGCCGGCGATCGAGGGCATCGCGTACTTCACGGCGTCCGAGCTGCTGCAGAACGTGTCCAAGCACTCCGGCGCGCGGCGGGCGTGGGTGGACGTGTGGCGGGCGGGCAGCCGGCTGATGCTCCAGGTACGGGACGACGGCCGGGGCGGCGCGGAGACGGCGACGGGCCGGGGGCTCGCGGGTCTCACGGAACGGCTGGACGCGGTCGACGGCGTGCTCGCGGTCGACTCGCCGGAGGGCGGACCGACGACGGTCACGGCCGAGCTGCCCTGGCGGGCCTGA
- a CDS encoding NADH-quinone oxidoreductase subunit 5 family protein — protein MTTTTLAVLVPLLPFLGSVTGLLLGRTAPGFVRPLAVLPTAAAAVLAVLVAVRQGGGKTIEAATELTPTGSVPIDLALRVDGFAALVAVLVGVVATCVQIYSTGYLRDDPRYPSYAALVSLFTSAMLLVVYSGDLMVLLVGWEVMGICSYFLVGHYWETPEARAASLKAFLVTKLGDVPFLFGLFALAADAGTFDIGGILDAVAADGVDHPTPIALLLLAGVAGKSAQFPLHTWLPDAMAGPTPVSALIHAATMVAAGIYFVARLLPVFTESAAAMTVLAVMAALTMVGSALAALAQDDIKRVLAYSTIGQLGYMAGALAVGDRGAAVFHLMAHGAFKALLFLAAGTVIHAAGTNSLAAMSRMSGLTKRVPDAYWTMTVALLALAALPPFAGFFSKEAVLVAAEHTALGERADAPAGAGWTVLLAGLLTALLTAAYATRLWLRAFHGRGAAAPDHGRQPLAMTTVLWVLAIPSLGFGLTVTYLDDWFDGRPLTPTLTTAVLGTGLALVGALMTYATWHTLTARTAAPGPAAGPARVAHPDADAGRVEAEALHLPHPASDPSDPGRLLLGPLHPHAATGFHLDALYRRLFVRPVVAAAALVRFLDREVVDTYVRGAAAGTEGLGWLARRAQTGNVQTYLSALLAGSVVLAIAAVLVAAGA, from the coding sequence GTGACCACCACCACCCTCGCCGTCCTCGTCCCCCTCCTCCCGTTCCTCGGCTCCGTCACCGGCCTCCTCCTCGGCCGCACCGCGCCCGGGTTCGTCCGCCCGCTCGCCGTCCTGCCGACGGCCGCAGCGGCCGTCCTCGCCGTCCTCGTCGCCGTCCGGCAGGGCGGCGGCAAGACGATCGAGGCCGCCACCGAACTCACCCCCACCGGGTCCGTCCCCATCGACCTGGCGCTGCGCGTCGACGGCTTCGCCGCCCTCGTCGCCGTCCTGGTCGGCGTCGTCGCCACCTGCGTGCAGATCTACTCCACCGGCTACCTGCGCGACGACCCGCGCTACCCCTCCTACGCCGCGCTCGTCTCCCTCTTCACCTCCGCGATGCTGCTCGTCGTCTACTCCGGCGACCTGATGGTGCTCCTGGTCGGCTGGGAGGTCATGGGGATCTGCTCGTACTTCCTCGTCGGCCACTACTGGGAGACCCCCGAGGCCCGCGCCGCCTCCCTCAAGGCGTTCCTGGTCACCAAACTCGGCGACGTCCCCTTCCTCTTCGGCCTGTTCGCCCTCGCCGCCGACGCGGGCACCTTCGACATCGGCGGAATCCTCGACGCCGTCGCCGCCGACGGCGTCGACCACCCCACCCCGATCGCCCTGCTGCTCCTCGCCGGCGTCGCCGGCAAGTCGGCACAGTTCCCGCTGCACACCTGGCTCCCGGACGCGATGGCCGGCCCCACCCCCGTCTCGGCGCTCATCCACGCCGCCACGATGGTCGCCGCCGGCATCTACTTCGTGGCCCGGCTGCTGCCCGTCTTCACCGAGTCCGCGGCGGCCATGACCGTGCTCGCCGTGATGGCCGCGCTCACCATGGTCGGCTCGGCCCTCGCCGCGCTCGCCCAGGACGACATCAAACGCGTCCTCGCCTACTCGACGATCGGCCAGCTCGGCTACATGGCCGGCGCCCTGGCCGTCGGCGACCGCGGCGCCGCCGTCTTCCACCTGATGGCGCACGGCGCGTTCAAGGCGCTGCTCTTCCTCGCGGCCGGCACCGTCATCCACGCCGCCGGCACCAACTCACTCGCCGCGATGTCCCGGATGAGCGGACTGACCAAGCGGGTCCCCGACGCCTACTGGACGATGACCGTCGCCCTGCTCGCACTGGCCGCGCTGCCACCGTTCGCCGGCTTCTTCTCCAAGGAAGCCGTCCTCGTGGCCGCCGAGCACACCGCCCTCGGCGAGCGGGCCGACGCCCCCGCCGGGGCCGGCTGGACCGTCCTCCTCGCGGGGCTGCTCACCGCCCTGCTCACGGCCGCCTACGCCACCCGGCTGTGGCTGCGCGCCTTCCACGGCCGGGGCGCCGCCGCGCCCGACCACGGCCGCCAGCCGCTCGCCATGACCACCGTCCTGTGGGTGCTCGCGATCCCCTCCCTCGGCTTCGGCCTGACCGTCACCTACCTCGACGACTGGTTCGACGGCCGGCCCCTCACCCCGACCCTCACGACGGCGGTGCTGGGCACCGGACTCGCCCTCGTCGGCGCGCTGATGACCTACGCCACCTGGCACACGCTGACGGCGCGGACCGCCGCCCCCGGCCCGGCAGCCGGCCCCGCACGCGTCGCCCATCCCGACGCGGACGCCGGCCGGGTGGAGGCCGAGGCGCTGCACCTGCCGCACCCCGCGTCGGACCCGTCCGACCCGGGCCGCCTGCTGCTCGGCCCGCTGCACCCCCACGCGGCCACCGGCTTCCACCTGGACGCCCTCTACCGACGGCTGTTCGTGCGGCCCGTCGTGGCCGCCGCGGCCCTGGTCCGCTTCCTGGACCGCGAGGTCGTCGACACCTACGTCCGCGGCGCCGCCGCCGGCACCGAAGGGCTGGGCTGGCTGGCGCGCCGCGCCCAGACCGGCAACGTGCAGACCTACCTCAGCGCCCTGCTCGCCGGCTCCGTCGTCCTGGCGATCGCCGCCGTACTCGTCGCCGCCGGAGCGTGA
- a CDS encoding NADH-quinone oxidoreductase subunit C: protein MTGNAHPYDTLPDAVTELFGEEATAERAYDLLTVDVPADAWTAALETARTTLGCTFFDWLSAVDEPGTGFRVCAHVVAPEPGAVRRMLLRTTVPHDAPVLPTAVAVYAGADWHERETHEMFGVVFTGHPHLVPLLLPENFEGHPLRKDFVLAARVAKAWPGAKEPGESEHGGPKRRQMLPPGVPDPNEWGPLKGQLPPAPARTSRAAGDRPPRRARTAAEGPAGRPGTPAAPSEGAPAAPARRARSAAEGSASQTAGGPESAPPSDSAAAPAPGRRSRSASQGSATQRAAAPAADGAVDQPAPAATPPLTRGADAPWHHPRPAFDDKDAQGTPAPAPEPDAAPRPAAQAPPEADTEADPRPAPDDPSASPPTTDPAGGDPA from the coding sequence GTGACCGGGAACGCGCACCCGTACGACACCCTCCCGGACGCGGTCACCGAGCTCTTCGGCGAGGAGGCCACGGCCGAGCGGGCGTACGACCTGCTGACCGTCGACGTCCCCGCCGACGCGTGGACCGCCGCGCTGGAGACCGCCCGCACCACACTGGGCTGCACCTTCTTCGACTGGCTGAGCGCCGTCGACGAGCCGGGCACGGGCTTCCGCGTCTGCGCCCACGTGGTGGCGCCGGAACCGGGGGCCGTCCGCCGCATGCTGCTGCGCACGACCGTCCCGCACGACGCCCCGGTCCTGCCGACGGCGGTCGCGGTCTACGCGGGCGCGGACTGGCACGAGCGCGAGACGCACGAGATGTTCGGCGTCGTCTTCACCGGCCACCCCCACCTGGTGCCGCTGCTGCTCCCCGAGAACTTCGAGGGCCACCCGCTCCGCAAGGACTTCGTGCTCGCGGCACGCGTCGCGAAGGCGTGGCCGGGCGCCAAGGAACCGGGCGAGTCCGAACACGGCGGTCCGAAGCGCCGCCAGATGCTCCCGCCGGGAGTCCCGGACCCGAACGAGTGGGGCCCGCTCAAGGGACAGCTTCCGCCCGCTCCGGCCCGTACATCCCGCGCGGCCGGCGACCGTCCGCCGCGCCGCGCCCGCACGGCCGCCGAGGGTCCGGCCGGCCGGCCGGGCACACCGGCCGCCCCGTCGGAGGGCGCCCCCGCCGCGCCGGCCCGCCGCGCCCGCTCCGCGGCCGAGGGTTCCGCGAGCCAGACGGCGGGTGGGCCCGAATCCGCACCCCCGTCCGACTCCGCCGCCGCACCCGCACCCGGGCGTCGTTCGCGCTCCGCGAGCCAGGGGTCGGCGACGCAGCGCGCGGCGGCGCCGGCGGCCGACGGCGCGGTGGACCAGCCGGCCCCGGCGGCCACACCGCCGCTTACCCGCGGCGCCGACGCGCCCTGGCACCACCCCCGCCCGGCCTTCGACGACAAGGACGCCCAGGGCACGCCGGCACCCGCGCCGGAGCCGGACGCCGCCCCCCGGCCCGCGGCCCAGGCACCGCCCGAAGCCGACACCGAAGCCGACCCCCGGCCCGCGCCCGACGACCCGTCCGCGAGCCCACCCACCACCGACCCCGCCGGAGGCGATCCCGCGTGA
- a CDS encoding complex I subunit 1/NuoH family protein, which translates to MNDALDVALRLLVVFAVFLVLPLVVGQTEHKVMAHMQGRLGPMYAGGFHGWAQLVADGVKFAQKEDVVPADADRRVFQLAPAVALLPYLLVLVAIPVGPGGGAVGQAVDAGIFFVLAVMGIGVLGSLMAGWASANKFSLLGGLRTAAQLLAYELPMLLAAASVAMAAGTVSLPGILDAFEWWWLPWQIVGALVFFVAGLAELQRPPFDMPIADSEIIFGAYTEYTGLRFALFLLAEYAGIVVLCGLTTVLFLGGWHGPFGADGLGWVWTLLKTAVLAFVVIWLRVSYPRLREDQLQKLAWTTLVPLALAQIALTGIVKVAIQ; encoded by the coding sequence GTGAACGACGCACTCGACGTCGCCCTCCGGCTGCTCGTCGTCTTCGCCGTGTTCCTCGTCCTCCCCCTCGTCGTGGGGCAGACCGAGCACAAGGTCATGGCCCACATGCAGGGCCGCCTCGGACCCATGTACGCCGGCGGCTTCCACGGCTGGGCACAGCTCGTCGCCGACGGCGTGAAGTTCGCGCAGAAGGAGGACGTGGTGCCGGCCGACGCCGACCGCCGCGTCTTCCAGCTCGCGCCCGCCGTCGCCCTGCTCCCGTACCTCCTCGTCCTCGTCGCCATCCCGGTCGGGCCCGGCGGGGGAGCCGTCGGGCAGGCCGTCGACGCGGGCATCTTCTTCGTGCTCGCCGTCATGGGCATCGGCGTCCTCGGCAGCCTCATGGCCGGATGGGCGTCCGCCAACAAGTTCTCCCTGCTCGGCGGACTCCGCACGGCCGCCCAGCTCCTCGCCTACGAGCTGCCGATGCTCCTCGCCGCCGCCTCCGTCGCGATGGCCGCGGGCACCGTCTCCCTCCCCGGCATCCTCGACGCCTTCGAGTGGTGGTGGCTGCCCTGGCAGATCGTCGGCGCCCTCGTCTTCTTCGTCGCCGGTCTCGCCGAACTGCAGCGTCCCCCGTTCGACATGCCGATCGCCGACTCGGAGATCATCTTCGGCGCCTACACCGAGTACACCGGCCTGAGGTTCGCGCTCTTCCTGCTCGCCGAGTACGCCGGCATCGTCGTCCTCTGCGGCCTGACCACCGTCCTCTTCCTCGGCGGCTGGCACGGACCGTTCGGCGCCGACGGCCTCGGCTGGGTCTGGACCCTGCTGAAGACCGCGGTCCTCGCCTTCGTCGTCATCTGGCTCCGCGTGAGCTACCCGCGCCTGCGCGAGGACCAGCTCCAGAAGCTCGCCTGGACGACGCTCGTCCCGCTCGCCCTCGCGCAGATCGCGCTCACCGGCATCGTGAAGGTGGCGATCCAGTAA
- a CDS encoding NADH-quinone oxidoreductase subunit J family protein, translated as MTLATQTPAFLSPSGVEIAFVLVGLVTLGAAVVSVTTRQLVHAALWLVVALGGVAVEYLLLTAEFIAWVQVLIYVGSVVVLLLFGLMLTKAPIGRSPDADSGNRPVALVVALAAAASLVWVVVDAFRTTWIELDGPAQGSTAVTGEFLFRHWVLPFEALSVLLLAALVGAIVLSRRDPETPEGQR; from the coding sequence GTGACGCTCGCGACACAGACCCCCGCCTTCCTCTCGCCGTCCGGCGTCGAGATCGCCTTCGTCCTCGTCGGCCTCGTCACCCTCGGCGCGGCCGTCGTCAGCGTGACCACCCGGCAGCTCGTCCACGCCGCCCTGTGGCTGGTCGTCGCGCTCGGCGGCGTCGCCGTCGAGTACCTGCTCCTGACAGCCGAGTTCATCGCCTGGGTGCAGGTCCTCATCTACGTCGGCTCCGTCGTCGTCCTCCTCCTCTTCGGCCTCATGCTCACCAAGGCCCCCATCGGCCGCTCCCCTGACGCCGACTCGGGCAACCGCCCGGTCGCCCTCGTGGTCGCCCTGGCCGCCGCCGCCTCGCTCGTCTGGGTCGTCGTCGACGCGTTCCGCACCACCTGGATCGAGCTCGACGGACCGGCCCAGGGGTCCACCGCCGTCACCGGCGAGTTCCTCTTCCGACACTGGGTGCTGCCCTTCGAGGCGCTCTCCGTCCTCCTGCTCGCCGCCCTGGTCGGCGCGATCGTGCTCTCCCGCAGGGACCCCGAGACCCCGGAGGGGCAGCGCTGA